A segment of the Clostridia bacterium genome:
ATCTCCATTCGCTATAAAAAAACATAATCTTGCATTAACCGCATAAAAACATCTTATACCTATTGCTAAGATATAACTATGGTTTATTTCATCATATTACCAATGTTTTTAGTGTTATTAATAAATCATTTATTCCCTGAATTTGATGCACATAAACGCTACTCTATATGATATAATTTTGATTATGAAAGTTTTTGCCATAAGTGATTTACATTTATCTATTAACAACCCTAAACCCATGGATATTTTTGGTGGCACATGGGATAACTATATTGAAATTTTGACAAACAACTGGAAATCTATGATTTCTGATGATGATATTGTTTTGATTGCAGGCGATATCAGCTGGGCTATGACGCTTTCAAACGCATTGCCTGATCTAGACTTTTTGGCGCAATTGCCAGGTAAAAAAGTCATGATAAGAGGCAACCATGACTATTGGTGGAAATCAATATCCAGCATGAGAGCAGTTTTGCCTAAAAATGTCTTTGCTGTTCAAAATGATTGTATCAGATTGGAAAATTATATTATTTGCGGGACAAGAGGATGGACTGTACCTGAAAATAATGAAGTTCAAAGCGAACAAGACAAAAAAATATATTTACGCGAAATAGAACGACTAAAACTCACGCTAAAAGCATCAGAAAAAATACGCACTGAAAACGATAAAGTGATCTTGATGATGCATTATCCACCTTTTAACGCAACAAGATCACCTTCTGGTTTTACCGAAACAATCAATCAATATAATGTTGACTGTGTGGTTTATGGGCATCTTCATGGCAAAGGCGGCAAAACAAATTTGAAACTATTAATCAATAATACTCCTTATTATTTGACCTCATGCGACAAACTAAACAACATTCCTCAGCAAATTTTTTGAAATTTTACTCTGATTGAGGATACAGCGGAAGCTC
Coding sequences within it:
- a CDS encoding metallophosphoesterase, with the protein product MKVFAISDLHLSINNPKPMDIFGGTWDNYIEILTNNWKSMISDDDIVLIAGDISWAMTLSNALPDLDFLAQLPGKKVMIRGNHDYWWKSISSMRAVLPKNVFAVQNDCIRLENYIICGTRGWTVPENNEVQSEQDKKIYLREIERLKLTLKASEKIRTENDKVILMMHYPPFNATRSPSGFTETINQYNVDCVVYGHLHGKGGKTNLKLLINNTPYYLTSCDKLNNIPQQIF